A portion of the Cryptomeria japonica chromosome 5, Sugi_1.0, whole genome shotgun sequence genome contains these proteins:
- the LOC131068748 gene encoding 17.8 kDa class I heat shock protein, with translation MSLVPSLFGRKSSVFDPFSLEVWDPLGAFNSITRDLPPSEFARDAAAIASTQIDWKETSDAHIFKADLPGLKQEEVKIEVEEGRILQISGERNKEEEQKNEKYHRVERSRGKFLRRFRLPENAKMEEVKAAMENGVLTVTVPKQPEQKPKIKFIEISG, from the exons ATGTCTCTGGTTCCCAGCCTCTTTGGAAGGAAATCCAGCGTATTCGATCCATTTTCTCTTGAAGTGTGGGATCCGCTGGGAGCTTTTAATTCCATTACCAGGGATTTGCCTCCTTCAGAATTTGCAAGGGATGCGGCAGCCATTGCAAGCACACAAATTGATTGGAAAGAAACTTCCGATGCGCACATTTTCAAGGCCGATCTGCCAG GTCTGAAACAAGAAGAGGTGAAAATAGAAGTCGAGGAAGGACGGATCTTGCAGATTAGTGGAGAACGGAataaagaagaggagcaaaagaatgaaaaatatcaCCGAGTGGAACGCTCACGCGGCAAATTTTTGCGACGATTCCGGCTGCCGGAGAATGCAAAAATGGAGGAAGTTAAAGCTGCCATGGAAAATGGAGTGCTCACGGTAACTGTGCCAAAACAGCCGGAGCAGAAGCCAAAGATCAAATTCATTGAGATATCTGGTTAA